From Lolium perenne isolate Kyuss_39 chromosome 5, Kyuss_2.0, whole genome shotgun sequence, a single genomic window includes:
- the LOC127300569 gene encoding uncharacterized protein At3g52155, chloroplastic isoform X1, whose translation MSAASRARRNNNLSAAKPSSFYPSVSLPPLPQQQRMMRPPPSPLQRCCSPPSGTAPHLLLYSSPAPPAAACRLPPSAAAVARSVSVSTTVVEAAADSGSAIPRRRLVLLRHGDSAVGERFTKDHDRPLSKAGRADAISVSDKFRQMGWIPELILCSDATRTKETLQIMQEHVEGLSQALVHFIPSFYSIAAMDGQTAEHLQKAICEYSTDEILTVMCMGHNKGWEEAASMFSGDSVVLKTCNAALLEAAGKSWVEAFSQAGLGGWKLHGIVKP comes from the exons ATGTCAGCAGCATCTAGAGCTCGCAGAAACAACAACCTGTCAGCAGCCAAGCCATCGTCCTTCTATCCATCCGTTTCTCTTCCACCTCTCCCTCAGCAGCAGCGGATGATGAGACCTCCTCCCTCGCCGCTCCAGCGCTGCTGCTCGCCTCCTTCCGGCACGGCTCCCCACCTCCTCCTCTACTCCTCGCcggctcctcccgccgccgcgtgCCGCCTCCCTCCCTCCGCGGCCGCCGTCGCGCGCTCTGTCTCGGTGTCCACCACCGTCGTCGAGGCCGCCGCCGACTCGGGCTCCGCGATTCCTCGTCGCCGCCTCGTCCTCCTCCGGCACGGGGACAGCGCGGTTGGTGAACGCTTCACAAAAG ATCATGACAGACCACTAAGCAAAGCTGGGAGAGCTGATGCAATAAGTGTTTCTGATAAATTTCGTCAAATGGGATGGATACCCGAGCTTATCCTATGCAG TGATGCAACTCGAACAAAGGAAACTCTTCAGATCATGCAAGAGCATGTTGAAGGATTGTCTCAAGCACTAGTGCATTTTATCCCAAGTTTCTATTCCATTGCTGCAATGGATGGTCAAACTGCCGAGCATTTGCAAAAGGCAATTTGTGAATATTCAACTGATGAGATACTAACAGTAAT GTGTATGGGTCATAATAAAGGATGGGAAGAAGCAGCCTCTATGTTTTCTGGCGATTCAGTTGTCCTCAAGACATGCAATGCTGCATTGCTAGAAGCTGCTGGGAAATCATGGGTTGAG GCTTTTTCGCAGGCTGGCCTTGGGGGGTGGAAGCTTCATGGCATTGTAAAGCCATAA
- the LOC127300569 gene encoding uncharacterized protein At3g52155, chloroplastic isoform X2, giving the protein MSAASRARRNNNLSAAKPSSFYPSVSLPPLPQQQRMMRPPPSPLQRCCSPPSGTAPHLLLYSSPAPPAAACRLPPSAAAVARSVSVSTTVVEAAADSGSAIPRRRLVLLRHGDSAVGERFTKDHDRPLSKAGRADAISVSDKFRQMGWIPELILCSDATRTKETLQIMQEHVEGLSQALVHFIPSFYSIAAMDGQTAEHLQKAICEYSTDEILTVIIKIQVYGS; this is encoded by the exons ATGTCAGCAGCATCTAGAGCTCGCAGAAACAACAACCTGTCAGCAGCCAAGCCATCGTCCTTCTATCCATCCGTTTCTCTTCCACCTCTCCCTCAGCAGCAGCGGATGATGAGACCTCCTCCCTCGCCGCTCCAGCGCTGCTGCTCGCCTCCTTCCGGCACGGCTCCCCACCTCCTCCTCTACTCCTCGCcggctcctcccgccgccgcgtgCCGCCTCCCTCCCTCCGCGGCCGCCGTCGCGCGCTCTGTCTCGGTGTCCACCACCGTCGTCGAGGCCGCCGCCGACTCGGGCTCCGCGATTCCTCGTCGCCGCCTCGTCCTCCTCCGGCACGGGGACAGCGCGGTTGGTGAACGCTTCACAAAAG ATCATGACAGACCACTAAGCAAAGCTGGGAGAGCTGATGCAATAAGTGTTTCTGATAAATTTCGTCAAATGGGATGGATACCCGAGCTTATCCTATGCAG TGATGCAACTCGAACAAAGGAAACTCTTCAGATCATGCAAGAGCATGTTGAAGGATTGTCTCAAGCACTAGTGCATTTTATCCCAAGTTTCTATTCCATTGCTGCAATGGATGGTCAAACTGCCGAGCATTTGCAAAAGGCAATTTGTGAATATTCAACTGATGAGATACTAACAGTAAT AATAAAAATTCAGGTGTATGGGTCATAA
- the LOC127300570 gene encoding ycf20-like protein, with protein sequence MPLRRGAPLCRGRPSPGSLCAGGGRHGSAPARSDLLRRACFLRPADKNGGAISYRMTNSRWRPVFALETGGSPNTDGEDFEEDSGFLGRTRLGRLVQAAGRQLLEKLNSARSNSPTKIFLVLLGFYTANALATILGQTGDWDVLVAGVVVAAIEGIGMLMYKKPVKKPPGRFQSLISMVNFWKAGVCLGLFVDAFKLGS encoded by the exons ATGCCGCTGCGGCGTGGTGCGCCTCTCTGCAGGGGGCGGCCGTCACCAGGCAGCCTCTGCGCTGGAGGCGGCCGCCACGGCTCCGCGCCGGCGCGCTCGGATCTCCTTCGCCGGGCCTGCTTCTTACGGCCCGCGGACAAGAACGGAGGAGCAATCAG TTACCGGATGACAAACTCAAGATGGAGGCCTGTGTTTGCCTTGGAGACAGGTGGATCACctaacactgatggtgaagacttTGAAGAGGACAGTGGTTTTCTTGGCAGGACAAGGCTTGGCAGATTAGTCCAAGCTGCTGGAAGGCAACTACTTGAAAAGCTGAACTCTGCCAGAAGCAACTCTCCCACAAAGATATTCCTCGTGCTCCTTGGGTTCTACACCGCCAATGCCTTGGCAACAATCCTAGGGCAGACTGGTGACTGGGATGTTCTTGTTGCTGGCGTTGTAGTGGCTGCTATTGAAGGGATTGGCATGCTTATGTACAAAAAGCCGGTTAAAAAGCCTCCCGGACGATTTCAGTCGCTGATTTCAATGGTAAACTTCTGGAAAGCTGGTGTATGTCTGGGCCTTTTCGTGGATGCTTTCAAGCTGGGAAGCTGA